In Gouania willdenowi chromosome 24, fGouWil2.1, whole genome shotgun sequence, a single window of DNA contains:
- the LOC114457466 gene encoding apolipoprotein B-100-like: MWGSKLCLLLLLGTHSLAQEEVGSVEEQAPVCLLAKRYRNFRRFVYDYEAESVNTVNGATDSKSGPTVSCKVEIEVPQTCSFIIRTTECSLSEIFDVDSEGNPVYRPAAGAQAFKAAMEKNSLKISVEGQSDVKLYPEEDEPVNILNIKRGIISALIVPSLDEDRNKEMPSVHGVCPTAITVNSREDIATDVTINRDLSGCDWFIARRQATSPLALISGMNYPLSKMIGSTQTCNYQFDNQKKHMTSGTCREKHIFLPFSHKNEYGITAMVKQTLTLRETNKINDRIFERNEDNLKYLPMDVADEKSPVQTKDTAIATIQTLSTLSQSSQGQDRTELFHKLVSELRGLETEILGSVAEEMMDISTSLTFQALVQCGTPECTSAMLKILRTFDTAALEVDAVVYALALLPNPSPLMVKDMLSMAQYKQSKPIMYALSNVARRLYKAEGVTSEITAVSEFMASLLGADCAGEKELTFLVLRVIGNMGDAMEAADPTIKSTLLKCMRQPATTLSVQLAAIQALRRMSVTEEVRSNLQRVSQYPKGAVQKRLAAYLMLMRNPQDSDIEMVKKLLTQEPNIQIKSFVTSHIYNILSSKAPETQMLREKILDAVQDTDIIAHSEYTTKSRNYKLGMEHDSMQANILGNIIFDQNSNLPREVLLETTLKAFGFNMDIWEFGMEGKGFEPTIEALFGKNGFFPDTVSKALYWAEDKMPLKLKEVLDKWVSPLKSEERKVPENLMKEIVHNFNKLMKELQSQESTEAMAYLRIMGAELGYIKTNELRSMANNALMYAEILMKIIPTKAIANLVSKTDNEFFAHYIFMDNKFTLPTASGMPLKFALSGTFTPGAKGGLIISPKMNELVFMPSVGVEFRTHMGIYIPEFVSTGVEMQTKLYHESALKAKITMEQNQVKLSIPTPQEKTQLLRISNKVLIVGSGYTTEIPHKMGAASCGHLFKGFRYCSKTLGPNISSKSNAPYFPLNGETSYSFDIRPSGKVSVYTAIIAYELLSEGKDDSQKVDSLKMILRTEGDEPIEATAMMKYNRNRNVFTTSIQVPDFDIETGIKIGISDSSSEGKSIILELSNKNVPQLSLIGRAKLQAMTDGMLQVQLLVPSLRTDATVTATMSKADGLIMEIKSDVKLPEISSIQAVTFKYGEDQAEIQFMSNMNGDTKVPLQYGEDLLNWFQGFVDDVMNQQIPNTDMRLSHILEKGVQANTKLMGKFFENVPYARDAHNQFMGVMYGIAMTELPDVPENLFMNIDSTFKYKFNEDRMAISIPLPLGGKSSEDLRIPPVITSPHIDMPQLKMEISPREIHIPKFTIPSECDLTLPLMGMMEMSAKINSNFYNWEAIASAGNKTVDAPSYVAKFSVMADSPFEVLSFSAEGSTSITDTEHKTMEFTLDGSLKHSIINTGFNVLETIAVTDNVLSTGRYNVYAAFPKGLDTSMTITTQFTIDSSMLFGDLNTDANLTVGPMTASTTYLHTFSVEPMKKEAKMESILRVNSELLKVANKLKASYANEELAIESSTNLNSEPIKHTTKMALNYKDVKLTIQCDSVTKADKKMIRSQMEFSAFDGQASLRIENQADDTENRAYSLLTGSMNPSGLEINADASLNIFSSIASHKATLALNGNGLTTSCTTTAQHSPMTFENVFHGGFDASGATMSITTKAGIKENKAELNVEGKLANTEFYLNGIFKGNLFDINTRNRVNLRLNEDGLLLSSNLVGSFNEMRTENANSLSLSMRSFTLDSKTDNFLDKHNSYIHEIKVNLEKLIATITVKNDLKVMDINIGNDAQFKAEPYNMEMTGTMMAVFSEEEFKHTYEIKFVDKILSTKCNTNGKLMGSHVTHTTDMEIEGLTLKFNNVAKIVSPVLRLDSSIKSIVEPFTLTIDAILNSEGGVYLYGRHNFDLDGKLLLKAEPMLFTQSFEYRASTSHDLENKFVITTLINNKINNILSLKEQSIMMKLESKVNEHIFNQELSAFNDANRMGIEMTGAISTPYFSEENQDYSISSFIKYDKNSDSHFIQIPFLEYLPAAIENMKVTMMRLMDQTTRILKDINTKYEISDKFQAKVAELKEVIDNFNYNLFVEDVRKFVKSMENFIANLEAKFPTDKVMNILKSAKDVVMDWIKKYNIAQNLDGFYTKMEAILSSYEIERMISAIMDEIVKIMKQYQIREKIQSAFKTLQSINIQPLLKKALMPAQELVNELYSFNFKQLIDDCTDYFIRMFQKIRSFDYDTFTAELKQKVADMSKIPCFGKLYGEFRVASPHYTLRSTADFENTTTTPITPEFKLNLISQASSTLKILDFALDASAHFAAPEKSQLAITENIKLDQSCFTLNHKGEIVFTSLMSAQGSAETTAKAVTELYVAEFVNNAVITVENEVSATMETNYKHDINMPSKNIFSDMSMNQKSALKLKDGTLRWTLNNIANEKIAVQDFSDEAAHKSAIEVVFDIYSIKVNIDGETSSSTIKMIQNVDADISMFDHVKVNAKFETETPFMKGSIAEVKFQAIAEDLKLDFTATHDAELIGRVEGTLSSSAVASVTPEELMFDTKNKGTAKVALPFRLSGKIDLQNDIALILNSEIQQGSWNSLARFNQYKYSHSFNIDNTEAEINLISQINGDANLDVLKERITIPAMTIPFIGITTPRLENFSLWGDTLLGETLTTTQQTLDMNSKFKYIKNPEVITIDINMEPVINSINANMKIAHKKMLISKDKAADLIATSYDKAKAEYEKYSVELPKTITIPAYKVPVINIEMSTFTIPLPDITLISMPTLHIPSALSKLTVPKITLPKILSIKIPKLGDLTHDFSMKTALITLKSDASILNKDSITIKLDASSSSEFEFLTGKIEVNSDIIKIDEFKMTNALSLKHPLIEGNHDSIIILSLDNIETTVRNVWRSHVTDNIMEINHDILVNPEKGFVVSMSSPSAGKIAVQMQIEHPSQVKAKLFGCYQSDPTTNIDILGVKISVVDSEKLNIQTNWNMEIPNEIMLAMKEKVPVITESLSEPATMVYNEINKKAKFLGRKVRMTSKWAIDNFAEVTPSEMMTIVTDKTIVILKEYKKRVAVVLNAVITFLKETHFQIPGYEQRMSGLELYQTFSRFVADVSEEAVQKIPQYFSSIFGAVIDVFQTIEFTLPGSSYIVSGKEILNDLFAALKKVQNQIIVAVNNLGNIQLEDVFQKISDFIQFTIEQSEMVFQTIKSQNIEKLSTFVTDVYNDAINSKTIGDVAKQVEAVYTIIVEYLMTVRVKIQNIVGNMSDAQLVNDIKKWIDSIVKYNNTFQNNVMKTLEEKSQIVETYVRIGDREVEIELPLTFIAKFN; this comes from the exons ATGTGGGGATCTAAACTCTGCTTGCTGCTGCTTCTGGGCACTCACAGCTTAGCCC AGGAAGAAGTTGGAAGTGTTGAAGAACAGGCCCCAGTTTGTTTAT TGGCTAAAAGATACAGGAACTTCAGAAGATTTGTGTACGACTATGAAGCAGAATCTGTGAACACTGTAAATGGAGCTACCGACAGCAAAAGCGGCCCCACAGTGTCTTGCAAA GTTGAAATTGAAGTACCCCAGACCTGCAGCTTCATCATCCGCACCACTGAGTGCTCTCTGAGTGAGATCTTTGATGTGGACTCAGAGGGGAACCCAGTGTACCGTCCCGCTGCTGGAGCGCAGGCTTTTAAAGCCGCTATGGAGAA GAATTCTTTGAAGATCTCAGTTGAAGGACAATCTGATGTCAAACTCTACCCTGAGGAGGACGAGCCTGTCAACATCTTGAACATCAAGAGGGGAATCATCTCCGCTCTCATCGTGCCTTCTTTGGACGAGGACAGGAACAAAGAAATG CCCTCTGTGCACGGAGTGTGTCCAACTGCAATCACTGTCAACTCCAGGGAGGACATTGCTACTGATGTGACTATCAACAGGGATCTGTCTGGATGTGATTGGTTCATTGCGCGCAGGCAGGCCACCAGTCCTCTGGCCCTCATCTCTGGCATG AACTACCCACTGTCCAAGATGATCGGCAGCACTCAGACCTGCAACTATCAGTTTGACAACCAGAAGAAACACATGACCAGTGGGACCTGCAGAGAGAAGCACATCTTCTTGCCTTTTTCTCACAA AAATGAATATGGCATTACTGCAATGGTGAAGCAGACTTTGACTCTGAGGGAAACCAACAAGATCAATGACAGGATCTTTGAACGAA ATGAAGATAACCTGAAGTATCTGCCTATGGATGTTGCTGATGAGAAGTCCCCTGTGCAGACCAAAGACACTGCCATTGCCACTATTCAGACGCTGAGCACTCTGTCCCAGTCCTCTCAGGGCCAGGATCGCACTGAACTCTTCCACAAGCTGGTGTCTGAGCTCCGCGGGCTTGAGACTGAAATCTTGGGCTCTGTTGCTGAAGAAATGATGGACATTTCCACCTCTCTGACATTCCAAGCCCTGGTTCAGTGTGGTACACCAGAATGCACCAGTGCTATGCTAAAGATCCTCAGGACCTTTGATACTGCCGCTCTTGAAGTTGACGCTGTCGTCTATGCTCTGGCTCTGCTGCCCAATCCCTCTCCTCTGATGGTGAAAGACATGCTCTCAATGGCTCAGTACAAGCAGAGCAAACCCATCATGTATGCTTTAAGCAATGTTGCCAGGAG ACTGTACAAGGCTGAAGGAGTCACTTCAGAGATCACTGCTGTCTCTGAGTTTATGGCATCTCTCCTGGGTGCAGACTGTGCTGGAGAGAAGGAGCTGACCTTCCTCGTCTTAAGG GTTATTGGTAACATGGGAGACGCAATGGAAGCTGCTGACCCTACGATTAAGTCCACTCTGCTGAAGTGCATGAGACAGCCCGCAACCACTCTGTCTGTTCAATTGGCTGCCATCCAGGCTTTAAGACGCATGTCAGTGACAGAGGAG GTTCGCTCCAACCTCCAGCGAGTCAGCCAGTACCCCAAGGGTGCTGTGCAGAAGCGGCTTGCTGCTTACTTGATGCTGATGAGAAATCCTCAGGACAGTGACATAGAGATGGTGAAAAAGCTGTTGACACAGGAGCCGAACATTCAGATCAAGTCTTTTGTGACCTCTCACATCTACAACATCCTGTCCTCCAAAGCACCAGAAACCCAAAT GCTTAGAGAGAAAATCTTGGATGCCGTGCAGGACACTGACATTATCGCTCATAGTGAATACACCACAAAGTCTCGCAACTACAAACTAGGCATGGAACATGACAGCATGCAGGCCAACATTCTGGGTAACATCATTTTTGACCAAAATAGCAACTTACCACGGGAGGTGCTACTGGAAACTACCCTGAAAGCTTTTGGTTTTAATATGGACATTTGGGAG TTTGGCATGGAAGGAAAGGGTTTTGAGCCAACCATCGAGGCCTTGTTTGGAAAGAATGGGTTCTTCCCTGATACTGTGTCAAAGGCTCTCTACTGGGCTGAAGACAAGATGCCACTCAAGCTTAAAGAAGTTCTGGACAAATGGGTTTCACCCTTGAAATCAGAAGAACGAAAA GTGCCTGAAAATCTTATGAAGGAAATTGTCCACAACTTCAACAAGCTGATGAAAGAACTGCAGAGTCAGGAGTCCACCGAGGCCATGGCCTACCTTAGGATCATGGGAGCTGAACTTGGTTACATCAAGACCAATGAGCTAAGGTCCATGGCTAACAATGCTCTAATGTATGCAGAAATCCTTATGAAGATCATTCCCACCAAG GCCATAGCTAATCTGGTCTCCAAAACTGACAATGAGTTTTTCGCTCACTACATCTTCATGGACAACAAGTTCACCCTGCCAACAGCATCTGGCATGCCTCTTAAATTTGCTCTGTCTGGCACATTCACACCCGGTGCAAAAGGAGGCCTTATCATTTCTCCTAAAATG AACGAGCTGGTGTTCATGCCCTCTGTTGGAGTAGAGTTCAGGACTCATATGGGAATCTACATCCCGGAATTTGTCTCCACTGGTGTTGAGATGCAAACCAAGCTGTACCATGAAAGCGCTCTCAAGGCAAAGATCACCATGGAGCAGAACCAGGTCAAGCTCTCCATCCCTACTCCACAGGAAAAAACACAGTTACTGAGGATCAG cAACAAAGTGCTGATTGTGGGTTCTGGATACACAACAGAAATCCCACACAAAATGGGTGCAGCCAGCTGCGGCCATCTCTTCAAAGGATTTAGATACTGCTCCAAGACACTGGGTCCTAACATTAGTAGCAAGAGTAATGCTCCCTACTTTCCCCTGAATGGAGAGACTTC GTATTCTTTTGACATTCGGCCCTCTGGCAAAGTCTCTGTGTATACAGCCATTATTGCCTATGAACTCCTCAGTGAAGGAAAAGATGATAGCCAGAAGGTTGATTCTCTGAAGATGATCCTCAGGACTGAAG GAGACGAGCCAATTGAGGCAACAGCCATGATGAAATACAACAGGAACAGGAATGTCTTCACCACAAGCATCCAGGTCCCAGACTTTGACATTGAGACGGGTATCAAGATTGGCATTTCTGACAGCAGCTCCGAAGGCAAATCCATCATCCTTGAGCTTTCCAACAAGAATGTGCCCCAGCTCTCTCTGATTGGCCGGGCCAA GCTCCAAGCTATGACTGACGGCATGCTGCAGGTTCAACTGTTAGTTCCCTCTCTGAGAACTGATGCCACTGTCACGGCTACCATGAGCAAGGCTGATGGACTTATCATGGAGATCAAAAGTGATGTTAAACTTCCAGAGATTTCCTCCATTCAGGCAGTCACCTTCAAGTATG GTGAAGACCAAGCCGAGATCCAGTTCATGTCCAACATGAATGGTGATACTAAGGTTCCGCTGCAATATGGTGAAGATCTTCTGAATTGGTTTCAAGGGTTTGTAGATGATGTCATGAACCAACAAATTCCAAATACTGATATGAGACTGAGTCACATTCTCGAGAAAGGAGTGCag GCCAACACAAAGTTGATGGGTAAATTCTTTGAAAATGTCCCTTACGCTAGAGatgctcacaatcagttcaTGGGTGTTATGTACGGTATCGCAATGACAGAATTGCCCGACGTTCCTGAAAACCTGTTCATGAACAT TGACAGCACATTCAAATATAAGTTCAATGAGGACCGCATGGCAATAAGTATTCCACTGCCACTGGGAGGCAAATCATCTGAAGATCTGAGGATTCCTCCAGTGATCACATCTCCACACATTGACATGCCTCAGCTCAAAATGGAGATCTCCCCACGGGAAATCCATATTCCCAAATTCACCATTCCCTCTGAGTGTGATCTCACACTGCCTTTGATGGGAATGATGGAAATGTCTGCTAAGATCAACAGCAACTTTTATAACTGGGAGGCAATCGCATCTGCTGGTAACAAGACTGTGGATGCTCCAAGCTACGTGGCCAAGTTCAGTGTGATGGCTGATAGTCCATTTGAAGTTCTCTCCTTTTCAGCAGAAG gGTCTACATCCATCACTGACACAGAGCACAAAACAATGGAATTCACTCTTGATGGTTCCCTAAAACACAGCATCATCAACACCGGATTCAATGTGCTGGAAACCATTGCTGTCACCGACAATGTGTTGTCAACAGGTCGGTACAATGTGTATGCTGCCTTCCCTAAGGGTCTTGACACCTCTATGACCATAACAACCCAGTTCACCATTGACTCAAGCATGCTCTTTGGAGATCTTAACACAGACGCAAATCTTACTGTTGGACCAATGACTGCCAGCACCACCTATCTCCACACTTTCTCTGTTGAGCCAATGAAGAAAGAGGCTAAGATGGAGAGCATATTGAGAGTTAATTCTGAACTCCTAAAGGTTGCAAACAAGTTAAAGGCATCATATGCAAATGAGGAACTTGCTATTGAGTCCAGCACAAACTTGAACAGTGAGCCCATCAAGCACACTACTAAAATGGCCCTCAATTACAAGGATGTCAAGCTGACCATTCAGTGTGATTCTGTCACCAAAGCAGATAAGAAAATGATTCGTAGCCAGATGGAGTTCTCTGCCTTTGATGGGCAAGCCAGCCTCAGAATTGAAAATCAGGCTGATGATACTGAGAACCGTGCATATTCATTGCTCACGGGCTCCATGAACCCCTCAGGCTTGGAAATTAATGCTGATGCCTCACTAAACATCTTTTCAAGCATTGCCTCTCACAAGGCAACCCTAGCCCTGAACGGAAATGGCTTGACCACCAGCTGCACCACAACTGCTCAGCACAGTCCAATGACATTTGAGAATGTTTTCCATGGTGGCTTTGATGCCTCTGGAGCAACAATGTCTATTACAACCAAGGCAGGCATTAAAGAGAACAAGGCTGAGCTTAATGTTGAGGGAAAACTTGCAAACACTGAGTTCTATCTCAACGGTATCTTTAAGGGCAACCTCTTCGATATCAACACGAGAAACAGAGTGAACTTAAGACTGAATGAAGATGGCTTGCTCCTCTCTAGCAACCTGGTCGGATCTTTCAATGAGATGAGAACTGAAAATGCTAATTCATTGTCCCTATCAATGAGATCTTTTACCCTTGATTCCAAAACTGACAACTTCCTTGACAAGCATAACTCATACATACATGAAATCAAAGTCAACCTTGAGAAGTTAATTGCTACAATTACTGTGAAAAATGATCTGAAGGTGATGGACATTAACATTGGGAATGACGCCCAGTTCAAAGCAGAACCCTACAACATGGAGATGACTGGAACAATGATGGCAGTATTCTCAGAAGAGGAGTTCAAGCACACGTATGAAATTAAGTTTGTCGACAAGATCCTGTCTACTAAGTGCAATACTAATGGTAAACTAATGGGATCGCACGTGACTCATACAACTGATATGGAGATTGAAGGTCTGACCCTGAAATTCAACAATGTGGCTAAAATCGTTTCACCAGTTCTCCGTCTTGACAGCTCCATCAAAAGTATTGTAGAGCCCTTTACACTGACCATTGATGCCATTTTGAATTCAGAAGGCGGTGTGTATCTGTATGGACGTCACAATTTCGATCTAGATGGAAAACTCCTCCTGAAAGCTGAACCTATGCTATTCACACAGTCATTTGAATACAGAGCCTCAACCTCCCATGATTTAGAAAACAAATTTGTTATCACAACTCTCATCAACAACAAGATCAACAACATTCTGAGCCTAAAGGAACAGAGCATCATGATGAAGTTGGAATCCAAAGTGAACGAGCACATTTTCAATCAAGAGCTTAGTGCTTTTAATGATGCTAACAGAATGGGTATCGAAATGACAGGAGCAATATCAACACCTTATTTCAGCGAGGAGAATCAAGATTATTCCATCTCATCATttataaaatatgacaagaacaGTGACAGCCACTTTATCCAGATCCCATTCCTTGAATACCTGCCTGCGGCCATTGAAAACATGAAGGTAACAATGATGAGGCTCATGGACCAGACCACAAGGATACTGAAAGACATTAACACCAAGTATGAAATCAGTGATAAGTTCCAGGCCAAAGTTGCTGAACTAAAGGAGGTAATTGACAACTTTAACTACAACCTGTTTGTGGAAGACGTGAGAAAGTTTGTAAAATCAATGGAAAACTTCATTGCTAACCTTGAGGCCAAGTTTCCAACAGACAAAGTAATGAATATTCTAAAGTCCGCAAAGGATGTTGTCATGGACTGGATCAAAAAATATAACATTGCACAAAATTTGGATGGATTTTACACAAAAATGGAAGCGATTCTCTCAAGCTATGAAATTGAGAGGATGATCAGTGCTATCATGGATGAGATTGTGAAAATCATGAAGCAATATCAGATCAGGGAAAAGATTCAGAGTGCATTCAAAACTCTTCAGTCAATTAACATCCAACCCCTGCTGAAAAAAGCTTTGATGCCCGCTCAGGAGCTGGTTAATGAGCTCTATTCCTTCAACTTCAAACAGCTGATTGATGATTGCACTGACTACTTCATTAGAATGTTCCAGAAAATTAGATCATTTGACTATGACACATTTACTGCAGAGCTGAAACAGAAAGTGGCAGACATGAGTAAGATTCCATGTTTTGGAAAACTTTATGGTGAGTTCAGAGTTGCTTCCCCTCATTACACACTGAGGAGCACAGCTGATTTTGAGAACACCACAACTACCCCCATCACTCCGGAGTTCAAATTAAATCTAATCTCACAGGCATCATCAACTTTGAAGATACTTGACTTCGCCTTGGATGCCAGTGCACATTTTGCTGCACCTGAGAAAAGCCAACTGGCCATCACTGAGAACATCAAGTTAGATCAGTCATGCTTTACACTTAACCACAAGGGGGAAATTGTTTTCACTTCCCTGATGTCAGCTCAAGGTTCTGCTGAAACTACTGCTAAGGCTGTCACTGAGTTATATGTTGCAGAATTTGTCAACAATGCAGTCATTACAGTGGAAAATGAAGTTTCTGCTACAATGGAGACCAACTACAAGCATGATATCAACATGCCATCTAAGAACATCTTCAGTGATATGTCAATGAATCAAAAGTCTGCACTCAAGCTTAAAGATGGCACCCTACGCTGGACACTGAACAACATAGCCAATGAAAAAATTGCAGTTCAGGACTTCTCTGATGAGGCAGCACATAAGAGCGCAATTGAGGTGGTCTTTGACATTTACTCAATCAAAGTGAACATTGATGGAGAAACAAGCAGCAGCACcataaaaatgattcaaaatgtAGATGCAGATATAAGCATGTTTGACCATGTTAAAGTTAATGCCAAGTTTGAGACGGAAACACCTTTCATGAAGGGCAGTATAGCAGAGGTGAAGTTTCAGGCCATTGCTGAAGACCTAAAACTGGATTTCACTGCCACCCATGATGCTGAGCTGATTGGTCGGGTTGAAGGAACCCTTTCATCCTCTGCTGTTGCTTCAGTCACACCTGAGGAGCTAATGtttgacaccaaaaacaaaggaaCTGCCAAAGTTGCCCTTCCATTCAGACTATCTGGTAAAATTGATCTGCAGAATGACATTGCTTTGATCCTAAACTCTGAGATACAGCAAGGTAGCTGGAATAGTTTGGCTCGGTTCAATCAGTACAAATACTCCCATTCATTCAACATTGACAATACTGAGGCAGAAATCAATCTGATATCCCAGATCAATGGAGACGCCAATCTTGATGTGCTGAAAGAGCGTATCACCATTCCTGCAATGACTATACCATTTATTGGTATAACAACACCAAGATTGGAGAACTTCTCTCTGTGGGGGGATACTCTTCTGGGAGAAACCTTGACAACAACTCAGCAGACTCTTGACATGAACTCCAAATTCAAGTATATTAAAAATCCTGAGGTGATTACTATTGACATTAATATGGAGCCTGTTATCAACTCtattaatgctaacatgaagaTAGCACACAAGAAAATGCTAATCAGCAAGGATAAGGCTGCTGACCTCATTGCTACATCCTATGACAAAGCAAAGGCAGAGTATGAAAAATACAGTGTGGAGTTGCCCAAAACTATTACGATCCCGGCCTATAAAGTCCCAGTAATTAACATTGAGATGTCTACATTTACAATCCCCCTGCCTGACATCACTCTAATCTCAATGCCTACTCTGCACATTCCATCTGCCCTCAGCAAACTGACTGTTCCAAAAATCACTCTACCCAAAATCCTGAGCATCAAGATCCCAAAACTGGGTGACTTGACTCATGACTTCTCCATGAAAACTGCTCTAATCACACTCAAAAGTGATGCCAGCATCCTCAACAAGGACAGTATTACCATTAAATTGGATGCATCTTCATCTTCCGAATTTGAATTTCTGACTGGAAAGATTGAGGTCAACAGTGACATCATAAAGATAGATGAATTCAAAATGACCAACGCCCTGTCTCTGAAACATCCACTGATTGAGGGAAACCATGACAGTATCATCATCTTAAGCTTAGATAATATTGAGACTACTGTTAGAAATGTATGGAGGAGCCATGTAACTGACAATATTATGGAAATCAACCATGACATCCTTGTCAATCCAGAGAAAGGGTTTGTTGTCTCTATGTCCAGTCCATCTGCAGGAAAGATTGCAGTACAAATGCAGATCGAGCATCCATCTCAAGTGAAAGCCAAACTATTTGGTTGCTATCAG TCTGATCCAACAACCAACATTGATATCTTGGGAGTGAAGATATCTGTAGTTGACTCTGAAAAGCTGAACATTCAGACAAATTGGAATATGGAGATCCCAAATGAGATCATGTTGGCTATGAAAGAAAAAGTGCCTGTAATTACTGAAAGTCTGTCTGAACCTGCTACCATGGTCTACAATGAGATCAACAAAAAAGCCAAATTTCTTGGCAGAAAGGTTAGAATGACATCAAAATGGGCTATTGACAACTTTGCAGAGGTAACTCCTTCTGAGATGATGACAATTGTCACAGATAAGACCATTGTGATCCTTAAAGAGTACAAAAAGAGGGTAGCAGTTGTTCTTAATGCAGTTATTACATTCCTGAAAGAGACTCATTTCCAGATCCCTGGCTATGAACAGAGAATGTCAGGACTGGAGCTCTATCAGACATTTAGTCGCTTTGTTGCCGATGTGTCTGAGGAGGCAGTTCAGAAGATCCCACAGTACTTTTCCTCAATATTTGGAGCAGTCATTGATGTATTCCAAACAATTGAATTCACCCTTCCTGGGTCTAGCTACATTGTCAGTGGAAAGGAAATTCTTAATGACTTGTTTGCTGCTTTAAAGAAAGTCCAGAACCAAATTATTGTTGCTGTAAATAATCTTGGAAACATTCAGTTGGAGGATGTCTTTCAGAAAATTTCAGATTTCATCCAGTTTACTATTGAGCAAAGTGAAATGGTTTTCCAAACAATCAAGTCTCAAAATATAGAGAAGCTGTCCACCTTTGTGACTGATGTGTATAATGATGCCATTAACTCCAAGACTATTGGTGATGTTGCCAAGCAAGTTGAAGCTGTCTACACAATCATTGTGGAATATCTAATGACTGTAAGAGTTAAAATCCAGAACATTGTTGGCAACATGTCTGATGCACAGCttgtaaatgacattaagaaaTGGATTGACTCAATAGTGAAATACAACAACACTTTTCAGAACAATGTCATGAAAACCCTTGAGGAAAAAAGCCAAATCGTAGAAACATATGTACGAATAGGTGACAGAGAGGTGGAGATTGAGCTTCCTTTGACATTCATTGCCAAATTTAACTAA
- the LOC114457712 gene encoding rho-related GTP-binding protein RhoB-like: MADIRKKLVVVGDGASGKTCLLIVFSKDEFPEVYVPTVFETYVADIEAENKQVQLALWDTAGQEDYDRLRPLSYPDTDVILMCFSVDSPDSLENIPEKWVPEVKHFCPNVPIILVANKKDLRNDENVKHELSRLKLEPVKTEDGRAMAARIGAVDYLECSAKTKEGIWEVFETATRAALQKRKTPSNNCLKCCVLM; this comes from the coding sequence ATGGCTGACATACGGAAGAAACTAGTCGTGGTGGGCGACGGAGCCTCCGGTAAAACGTGCCTCCTGATAGTGTTCAGTAAGGATGAGTTCCCAGAGGTTTACGTTCCCACCGTGTTTGAGACGTACGTGGCGGACATCGAGGCGGAGAACAAGCAGGTCCAGCTGGCCCTGTGGGACACAGCCGGACAGGAAGACTACGACCGGCTGCGCCCTCTCTCCTACCCGGACACTGATGTCATCCTCATGTGCTTCTCCGTGGACAGCCCCGACTCTTTGGAAAACATCCCGGAAAAGTGGGTTCCCGAGGTCAAACACTTCTGTCCTAACGTGCCCATAATCCTGGTTGCCAACAAAAAGGATCTCCGCAACGACGAGAACGTGAAACACGAGCTGTCTCGGTTAAAGCTGGAGCCCGTGAAAACGGAGGACGGCCGCGCCATGGCCGCGCGCATCGGAGCCGTGGACTACTTGGAGTGCTCCGCCAAAACCAAGGAGGGAATCTGGGAAGTGTTCGAAACCGCGACACGGGCAGCCCTCCAGAAACGAAAAACACCGTCTAATAACTGTCTAAAGTGCTGTGTTTTAATGTGA